A stretch of Vannielia litorea DNA encodes these proteins:
- a CDS encoding phosphatase PAP2 family protein: MSIASGVSGVSGVSGVSGVSGVSGVSGVSGVSGVSGVSGVSGVSGVSGVSGVGGAYSGSLSLAILTSRDGIAGPYEPLPAPPAQLPANAEANLHLWGPIERVTMISGELLGALGVAGSGESVSLYTLETGGGTADVAPSATYHRLAKLTRPTPDDFLAQTAIVHNYADLRPDRAGEILNQVGYPTEFFQPILGLRAGLHKYTIELIALVQAIASNVVLQCKHRLACVRPDRFSGQLMPLIPTPGHGALPSGHATEAHVVARTLIHLMAGKAQLPRQSELLLAQAARIAVNRTVAGLHFPADSFAGAALGLALADHLAQRAGAAGAEARETTFHGPGIGLEDFHLSKVYDLAADAPKAFGSLVTRGNALAVVSAAPLFTWLWGKAREEWPDA, translated from the coding sequence ATGTCGATCGCATCAGGGGTATCCGGGGTTTCCGGTGTCAGCGGGGTTTCGGGCGTGAGCGGGGTGTCGGGCGTGTCCGGCGTCTCGGGCGTGTCGGGGGTCAGCGGCGTCTCGGGGGTGAGCGGCGTGTCGGGCGTGTCCGGCGTCAGCGGGGTCGGCGGCGCCTATTCCGGCTCCCTCTCGCTCGCCATCCTCACCTCGCGCGACGGCATCGCCGGCCCCTACGAGCCCCTGCCCGCCCCGCCGGCGCAGCTGCCCGCCAACGCCGAGGCCAACCTGCACCTCTGGGGCCCGATCGAGCGGGTCACCATGATCTCGGGCGAGCTGTTGGGCGCCCTCGGCGTGGCAGGCTCCGGCGAGAGCGTCTCGCTCTACACCCTCGAAACCGGCGGCGGCACCGCCGACGTGGCGCCCTCGGCCACCTATCACCGGTTGGCCAAGCTCACCCGGCCCACGCCCGACGACTTCCTTGCGCAAACCGCCATCGTCCACAACTACGCCGACCTGCGCCCCGACCGGGCCGGCGAGATCCTCAACCAGGTCGGCTACCCCACCGAGTTCTTCCAGCCGATCCTCGGCCTGCGGGCCGGGCTGCACAAATACACCATCGAGCTGATCGCGCTGGTCCAGGCCATCGCCTCCAACGTGGTGCTGCAATGCAAGCACCGGCTCGCCTGCGTGAGGCCCGACAGGTTCTCGGGCCAGCTCATGCCGCTCATCCCCACGCCCGGCCACGGCGCCCTGCCCTCGGGCCATGCGACCGAGGCCCATGTCGTCGCCCGCACCCTCATCCACCTGATGGCGGGCAAGGCGCAGCTGCCCCGGCAGAGCGAGCTCCTGCTGGCCCAGGCCGCGCGCATCGCGGTCAACCGCACCGTCGCCGGCCTGCACTTTCCGGCCGACAGCTTTGCCGGGGCGGCGCTCGGGCTGGCGCTGGCCGACCACCTCGCCCAGCGGGCGGGCGCCGCGGGCGCCGAGGCCAGGGAGACAACCTTCCACGGCCCGGGCATCGGGCTGGAGGATTTCCACCTCTCCAAGGTCTACGACCTCGCCGCCGACGCGCCCAAGGCCTTCGGCAGCCTCGTCACCCGCGGCAACGCGCTGGCCGTGGTGAGCGCGGCGCCGCTCTTCACCTGGCTCTGGGGCAAGGCGCGGGAGGAATGGCCAGACGCCTGA
- a CDS encoding S8 family serine peptidase: protein MTTALTFTPEDDPEGVTAMFDPYSAWSLRYALDFDLTATEDRDDPHDFRYMFTVDTMQAGDIEDLPEPFRVDGETDVVLLTRSVNIDGGVESAQATFQSIAPFDPAQNSFSRLAPAEGGEKRLAAAPPPDEKAELAAAEAEEAEDQARIASRDTLHFRAPLRRVSLPQGATRTMEYTAQGLPEATATIVGVIDDGINPLHSAFRDSMGGTRLDFAWVQDAAAPPGTTTVPFGRELTKAEIDAELAAGPRPEPDRLAALGLGDFTRAGVHTVAQRLSHGTHVASLAAGDGPDHLRLLTVQLPAAVTMNTSGAFMSPFVLAGAAHILDRAWLMSLAEGFPIPVVINFSYSLSGGPHNGLHFLERAIDTLVQAHLERLARQFPTKPGRSEVEVVLPTGNRLLARGHAEVAGGPQGRTAKTALTLPWRVQPGDESSNFLELWMPRSAAGVELWLTPPGGTATRVTGLSATQSVLIHPEGDPAAVIGRISLDRQKGQQALDGIPRKKRVLIALAPSCMPAAVARPACPSGLWQVELRARVSEGELIEAWIQRDDAPLGYRRPGRQSYFDDPAYARWDAMGGVAVYDSGPSVVRRAGSLNGIATGRRSTVVGPSMTRSDRLAAGFPALGTLPGAPGYTPLAAHPRRAAAPYGTAAAPQMRQPDASAEGDRSLVTPGVIGAGAVSGSRMPMNGSSVAAPQFARFLADRYLGLSPGGPGLWPAASEPAHVARLGAHALPPQSGGVAGLR from the coding sequence ATGACCACCGCGCTCACATTCACCCCCGAGGACGACCCCGAAGGCGTCACCGCCATGTTCGATCCCTACTCGGCCTGGTCGCTGCGCTACGCGCTCGACTTCGACCTGACGGCGACCGAAGACAGGGACGACCCGCACGACTTTCGCTACATGTTCACCGTCGACACCATGCAGGCGGGCGACATCGAGGATCTGCCCGAACCCTTCCGCGTCGATGGCGAAACCGACGTGGTGCTGCTGACCCGCTCGGTCAACATCGACGGCGGGGTGGAGAGCGCGCAGGCCACCTTCCAGTCCATCGCGCCCTTCGACCCGGCGCAGAACAGCTTCAGCCGGCTGGCCCCGGCCGAGGGCGGCGAGAAGCGCCTCGCCGCCGCGCCCCCGCCCGACGAGAAGGCCGAGCTGGCCGCAGCCGAGGCCGAGGAGGCCGAGGACCAGGCCCGTATCGCCTCGCGTGACACGCTGCACTTTCGCGCGCCGCTGCGCCGGGTCTCCCTGCCCCAGGGCGCGACCCGCACGATGGAATACACCGCCCAGGGCCTGCCCGAGGCCACCGCCACCATCGTCGGCGTGATCGACGACGGGATCAATCCGCTGCACAGCGCCTTTCGCGACAGCATGGGCGGCACCCGGCTCGACTTCGCCTGGGTGCAGGACGCCGCCGCCCCCCCCGGCACCACCACCGTGCCCTTCGGGCGCGAGCTGACCAAGGCCGAGATCGACGCCGAGCTTGCCGCCGGCCCCCGCCCCGAGCCCGACAGGCTGGCGGCACTGGGGCTGGGCGACTTCACCCGCGCCGGCGTGCACACGGTGGCGCAGCGGCTCTCCCACGGCACGCACGTCGCCTCGCTGGCGGCGGGCGACGGCCCCGACCACCTGCGCCTGCTGACCGTCCAGCTCCCGGCGGCGGTGACGATGAACACCTCCGGCGCCTTCATGTCGCCCTTCGTGCTGGCCGGCGCGGCCCATATCCTCGACCGGGCCTGGCTGATGTCGCTGGCCGAGGGCTTTCCGATCCCGGTGGTGATCAACTTCTCCTATTCGCTCTCCGGCGGGCCGCACAACGGGCTGCACTTCCTGGAGCGCGCGATCGACACGCTGGTGCAGGCGCATCTGGAGCGGCTGGCGCGGCAGTTTCCCACCAAGCCCGGCCGGTCCGAGGTGGAGGTGGTGCTGCCCACCGGCAACCGGCTGCTCGCCCGTGGCCACGCCGAGGTGGCCGGCGGGCCGCAGGGCCGCACGGCCAAGACCGCGCTCACCCTGCCCTGGCGGGTGCAGCCCGGCGACGAAAGCTCCAACTTCCTCGAACTCTGGATGCCCCGCTCCGCGGCGGGGGTGGAGCTCTGGCTCACCCCGCCCGGCGGCACCGCCACCCGCGTCACCGGGCTCTCAGCCACCCAGTCGGTGCTGATCCACCCCGAGGGCGACCCCGCCGCGGTGATCGGGCGCATCTCGCTCGACCGCCAGAAGGGCCAGCAGGCGCTCGACGGCATCCCCCGCAAGAAGCGCGTGCTGATCGCGCTCGCCCCCTCCTGCATGCCCGCCGCCGTGGCCCGCCCCGCCTGCCCCTCCGGCCTCTGGCAGGTCGAGCTGCGGGCACGGGTCTCCGAAGGCGAGCTGATCGAGGCCTGGATCCAGCGCGACGACGCGCCCCTGGGCTATCGCCGCCCCGGGCGTCAGAGCTATTTCGACGACCCGGCCTACGCGCGCTGGGACGCGATGGGCGGCGTGGCGGTCTATGACAGCGGGCCTTCCGTGGTGCGGCGCGCGGGCAGCCTCAACGGCATCGCCACCGGGCGGCGCAGCACGGTCGTCGGCCCCTCGATGACCCGCTCCGACCGGCTCGCCGCAGGCTTCCCGGCGCTCGGCACCCTGCCCGGAGCACCGGGATACACGCCGCTGGCCGCCCACCCCCGCCGCGCCGCCGCCCCCTACGGCACGGCCGCCGCGCCGCAGATGCGCCAGCCCGACGCCTCCGCCGAGGGCGACCGCTCGCTGGTGACGCCGGGGGTGATCGGCGCGGGCGCGGTCTCGGGCAGCCGCATGCCGATGAACGGCAGCTCGGTGGCCGCGCCGCAGTTCGCCCGTTTCCTGGCCGATCGCTACCTGGGCCTGTCGCCCGGCGGCCCCGGCCTCTGGCCCGCGGCCTCCGAGCCCGCGCATGTGGCGCGGCTCGGGGCCCATGCCCTGCCGCCCCAGTCGGGCGGCGTGGCCGGCCTGCGCTGA
- a CDS encoding HlyD family efflux transporter periplasmic adaptor subunit: MSSWSAPGPGGGGQTGFDAQMDTRLERASRLIWLVGLTLMVFLLWAGMAKVDEIVRAPAEVVSASRPQIIQNLEGGILAELLVSEGDEVAPGDVLARLQGTGFQTTVDDIGDRIAALDIRRLRLEAEMGGYHDFAVPEALAGRSPEIVASERALLAARQADTEARASGAQAVMEQAERENELMEGMLEQKVVALIEVTRTRKAASDARARYEEVVSTAELRRADEYAETLRELASLRQQMKLSADQLARTEIRSPMKGIVNKISVSTIGGVVRPGEEILQIVPLGDALFVEAQVKPRDIATVRPGQPATIKLSAYDYTIYGALRGEVHLVSADSFKDERRPEREAHYKVVLRIDEGAMTARQSGIEMRPGLVAEVELHVGEKTVLSYLTKPLTKAGEAFHEP, encoded by the coding sequence ATGAGCAGCTGGAGCGCGCCGGGCCCCGGCGGGGGCGGCCAGACCGGGTTTGACGCCCAGATGGACACTCGGCTGGAGCGGGCCTCGCGCCTGATCTGGCTGGTCGGCCTCACGCTCATGGTGTTCCTGCTCTGGGCGGGCATGGCGAAGGTGGACGAGATCGTGCGCGCGCCGGCGGAGGTTGTCTCGGCCTCGCGGCCGCAGATCATCCAGAACCTGGAGGGCGGCATCCTGGCCGAGCTGCTGGTGTCGGAAGGCGACGAGGTGGCGCCCGGCGACGTGCTGGCGCGGCTGCAGGGCACCGGGTTTCAGACCACCGTGGACGACATTGGCGACAGGATCGCCGCGCTGGACATCCGCCGCCTCCGGCTGGAGGCGGAGATGGGGGGCTACCACGATTTCGCGGTGCCCGAGGCGCTGGCCGGGCGCAGCCCCGAGATCGTGGCCTCGGAACGCGCGTTGCTGGCGGCGCGGCAGGCCGACACCGAGGCGCGCGCCAGCGGGGCGCAGGCGGTGATGGAGCAGGCCGAGCGCGAGAACGAGCTGATGGAGGGGATGCTGGAGCAGAAGGTGGTGGCGCTCATCGAGGTGACCCGCACGCGCAAGGCCGCCTCCGATGCGCGCGCCCGCTACGAGGAGGTGGTGAGCACCGCCGAGCTGCGCCGGGCCGACGAGTACGCCGAGACCCTGAGGGAGCTGGCCAGCCTGCGGCAGCAGATGAAGCTCAGCGCCGACCAGCTTGCCCGCACCGAGATCCGCTCGCCGATGAAGGGGATCGTGAACAAGATCAGCGTCAGCACCATCGGCGGCGTGGTGCGTCCGGGCGAGGAAATCCTGCAGATCGTGCCCCTGGGCGATGCGCTCTTCGTCGAGGCGCAGGTGAAGCCGCGCGACATTGCCACCGTGCGCCCCGGCCAGCCCGCCACCATCAAGCTCTCGGCCTATGACTACACCATCTACGGCGCGCTCAGGGGCGAGGTGCACCTGGTTTCGGCCGACAGCTTCAAGGACGAGCGCCGCCCCGAGCGGGAGGCGCATTACAAGGTGGTGCTGCGGATCGACGAGGGCGCGATGACCGCAAGGCAGAGCGGCATCGAGATGCGGCCCGGCCTGGTGGCGGAGGTCGAGCTGCACGTGGGCGAGAAGACGGTGCTGAGCTACCTGACCAAGCCGCTGACCAAGGCGGGAGAGGCCTTTCACGAACCCTAG
- a CDS encoding ATP-binding cassette domain-containing protein yields the protein MTAPRTSLKMKMTRAGILGVVGGEAVAAPVRRATEADAGEARRRLAARAELAATYAGLLGKPLLGRDIAEDIARNGEADRPVTVEALAGALSGAGMLVSIRREAELSPALWPAIAQMNRGQLVLVLSQQGDDLTVYDVTGTDNRAAVPLEEFAPHYAGRVLKAEVTLAEVAASHRTADKPPHWFWGEFPKFRRYIAEIAIGSLVANLLAVSVALFSLQVYDRVIPHQSMATLWVLALGAGLAILLEGLLKVARSRLMDGGGRTIELSVQRLLMSRVVGMRSDRRSQSPSELFASMREFGSVREFFTAGTIGTLTDLPFIGLFLLLVAAIAGPVVWVLVLGGVLMVLPGWFLQRRMMRLTRETQGANVKAGRVLHEAIYELDTIKAQRGEERLMRAWDELNALASLKSSEQRRLSAALTFWSQGVQQATYVAAVVLGTFMVFAGEFTVGTIIAVGILTSRTLAPLSQLAATMSRWSNVKTALAGLDAVADAPQDVAEGRKYLRRERLRGSYTLIGTRFAYDEESAPVLDVAALQVKAGETLAVLGSNGSGKSTLMKLLSGLYAPTGGRVMLDGTDIGQIAPADLRRGIGYLAQDVRLVVGTLRDNLNMHMLERDDDRLLAALDFAGLGHFVRSHPKGLDLDIRDGGEGLSVGQRQGVGWARLWLQNPGVLLLDEPTASFDQALEAQVVARLSEWLKGRTAVIATHRLPILSLASRIVVLQQGRVAVDGAKDEVLAHLKASGAAKRLPLGGAA from the coding sequence ATGACCGCGCCGCGCACCTCGCTGAAGATGAAGATGACCCGGGCCGGGATCCTCGGCGTGGTGGGCGGCGAGGCGGTGGCGGCGCCGGTGCGGCGGGCGACGGAGGCCGATGCCGGCGAGGCGCGCCGCAGGCTGGCGGCCCGCGCCGAGCTGGCCGCCACCTATGCGGGCTTGCTGGGCAAGCCGCTGCTGGGCCGCGACATCGCCGAGGATATCGCCCGCAACGGCGAGGCCGACCGCCCGGTGACGGTGGAGGCCCTGGCGGGCGCGCTCTCGGGCGCGGGGATGCTGGTGAGCATCCGCCGCGAGGCCGAGCTGAGCCCGGCGCTCTGGCCGGCCATCGCCCAGATGAATCGCGGCCAGCTGGTGCTGGTGCTCTCGCAGCAGGGCGACGACCTGACGGTCTACGACGTGACCGGCACCGACAACCGCGCGGCGGTGCCGCTGGAGGAGTTTGCCCCGCATTACGCGGGCCGGGTGCTGAAGGCCGAGGTCACGCTGGCCGAGGTGGCCGCCAGCCACCGGACGGCCGACAAGCCGCCGCACTGGTTCTGGGGCGAGTTCCCCAAGTTCCGCCGCTACATCGCCGAAATCGCCATTGGCTCGCTGGTGGCCAACCTGCTGGCGGTCTCGGTGGCGCTGTTTTCGCTGCAGGTCTACGACCGGGTGATCCCGCATCAATCCATGGCGACGCTTTGGGTGCTGGCGCTGGGGGCGGGGCTTGCGATCTTGCTGGAGGGGCTTCTCAAGGTGGCGCGGTCGCGGCTGATGGATGGCGGCGGGCGGACCATCGAGCTGAGCGTGCAGCGGCTGCTGATGAGCCGGGTGGTGGGGATGCGCTCGGACCGGCGGTCGCAGAGCCCTTCGGAGCTTTTTGCCTCGATGCGCGAGTTCGGCTCGGTGCGCGAGTTCTTCACCGCCGGCACGATCGGCACGCTGACCGACCTGCCGTTCATCGGGCTGTTCCTGCTTCTGGTTGCGGCGATTGCCGGGCCGGTCGTCTGGGTGCTGGTGCTGGGCGGCGTGCTCATGGTGCTGCCCGGATGGTTCCTGCAGCGGCGGATGATGCGGCTCACCCGCGAGACCCAGGGCGCCAATGTGAAGGCGGGCCGGGTGCTGCACGAGGCGATCTACGAGCTCGACACGATCAAGGCGCAGCGCGGCGAGGAGCGGCTGATGCGGGCCTGGGACGAGCTGAACGCGCTCGCGTCGCTCAAGTCGTCCGAGCAACGGCGGCTCTCGGCCGCGCTCACCTTCTGGAGCCAGGGGGTGCAGCAGGCGACCTATGTGGCCGCCGTGGTGCTGGGCACCTTCATGGTGTTCGCCGGCGAGTTCACCGTGGGCACGATCATTGCCGTGGGCATCCTCACCAGCCGGACGCTGGCGCCGCTGAGCCAGCTCGCGGCCACCATGTCGCGCTGGTCGAACGTGAAGACCGCGCTGGCCGGGCTCGATGCGGTGGCCGATGCGCCGCAGGACGTGGCCGAGGGCCGCAAGTACCTGCGGCGGGAGCGGCTGCGGGGCAGCTACACGCTGATCGGCACCCGCTTTGCCTATGACGAGGAGAGCGCCCCGGTGCTCGACGTGGCTGCGCTTCAGGTGAAGGCGGGCGAGACGCTGGCGGTTCTGGGCTCCAACGGGTCGGGCAAGTCGACGTTGATGAAGCTGCTCTCGGGGCTCTATGCGCCCACCGGGGGGCGGGTGATGCTGGATGGCACCGACATCGGCCAGATCGCGCCCGCCGACCTGCGGCGCGGCATCGGCTACCTGGCGCAGGATGTGCGGTTGGTCGTGGGCACGCTGCGCGACAACCTCAACATGCACATGCTGGAGCGCGACGACGACCGGCTGCTGGCGGCGCTCGATTTTGCCGGGCTGGGGCATTTCGTGCGCTCCCATCCCAAGGGGCTCGATCTCGACATCCGCGATGGCGGCGAGGGCCTGAGCGTGGGCCAGAGGCAGGGTGTGGGCTGGGCGCGGCTGTGGTTGCAGAACCCCGGCGTGCTGCTGCTCGACGAGCCGACCGCGAGCTTCGACCAGGCCCTGGAGGCGCAGGTGGTGGCCCGGCTAAGCGAATGGCTGAAGGGCCGGACGGCGGTGATTGCCACGCATCGGCTGCCGATCCTGAGCCTGGCCTCGCGCATCGTGGTGCTCCAGCAGGGGCGGGTCGCGGTGGACGGGGCGAAGGACGAGGTTCTGGCGCATCTGAAGGCCAGCGGTGCGGCCAAGCGGCTGCCGCTGGGCGGTGCGGCATGA
- a CDS encoding TolC family protein: MGCAAVALLSGCMGGGGDTARAATDPAAPAVLGQAEASRSVVIADLLRRRSVIAPASPYGQVADAVLAANTRAAEAELRAAKLRAVAAEKNWLPTIGPSVSLSSLGDLVTSIVVDQVIWQGGRKKAERAFAAADVEHAAVVLAEDTNARLLTALSLYLTAEQGRAEAAVAATGLERMRQFEWVMERRVEGGVSDLSELSVMRQKRGEVEAGMRTGAEAAATALAELNAMSVRPLDAVRGLGEAQTPGGVETALAVLKAEADKTRQVAQAQIERAGHLPGVSAQAQIGDGGGDPALRVGSENGLGFGTAARLQAIRAAEAGAEARLGQAREESARRLAGLKQELAATERQAAEQVRLAAQARRNYELFQQQYDGGQRKVLDVVGVFETWLDAETKRVALTHRAALTKLKIAAELGLLVDGSRI; this comes from the coding sequence ATGGGCTGTGCCGCCGTGGCGCTGCTGTCGGGCTGCATGGGCGGCGGCGGTGACACCGCGCGGGCGGCCACCGACCCGGCGGCGCCCGCGGTGCTGGGGCAGGCCGAGGCCTCGCGGAGCGTGGTCATCGCCGACCTGCTGCGCCGCCGCTCGGTGATCGCCCCGGCCAGCCCCTACGGACAGGTCGCGGATGCGGTGCTGGCGGCCAACACCCGCGCCGCCGAGGCGGAACTGCGCGCGGCGAAGCTCCGCGCCGTGGCCGCCGAGAAGAACTGGCTGCCCACCATCGGGCCATCCGTCTCGCTCTCGTCGCTGGGCGACCTGGTGACCTCGATCGTCGTCGACCAGGTGATCTGGCAGGGCGGACGCAAGAAGGCCGAGCGGGCCTTTGCTGCGGCGGATGTGGAACATGCCGCGGTGGTGCTGGCCGAGGATACCAACGCGCGGCTGCTCACCGCGCTCTCGCTCTATCTCACCGCCGAGCAGGGCCGCGCCGAGGCGGCGGTGGCCGCGACCGGGCTGGAGCGGATGCGGCAGTTCGAGTGGGTCATGGAGCGGCGGGTGGAGGGCGGGGTTTCGGACCTCTCCGAACTCAGCGTGATGCGCCAGAAGCGCGGCGAGGTGGAGGCCGGGATGCGGACGGGCGCGGAGGCGGCGGCAACGGCGCTGGCCGAGCTGAACGCGATGTCGGTGCGCCCGTTGGACGCGGTGCGCGGCCTGGGCGAGGCGCAGACGCCGGGCGGGGTCGAGACCGCGCTGGCGGTGCTGAAGGCCGAGGCCGACAAGACCCGCCAGGTGGCACAGGCGCAGATCGAGCGGGCGGGCCATCTGCCCGGGGTCAGTGCGCAGGCGCAGATCGGCGACGGCGGCGGCGACCCGGCGCTGCGCGTGGGGTCGGAGAACGGGCTTGGATTCGGCACGGCGGCGCGGCTTCAGGCGATCCGCGCGGCCGAGGCGGGCGCCGAGGCCCGGCTGGGGCAGGCGCGCGAAGAGAGCGCGCGCCGCCTCGCCGGGCTGAAGCAGGAGCTGGCCGCCACCGAGCGGCAGGCGGCGGAGCAGGTGCGGCTCGCGGCCCAGGCCCGGCGCAACTACGAGCTCTTCCAGCAGCAGTATGACGGCGGCCAGCGCAAGGTGCTCGACGTGGTGGGCGTGTTCGAGACCTGGCTCGATGCCGAGACCAAGCGCGTGGCCCTGACCCACCGGGCCGCGCTGACGAAACTCAAGATCGCCGCGGAGCTGGGCCTCCTGGTGGACGGGAGCCGCATATGA